A stretch of DNA from Aciduliprofundum sp. MAR08-339:
GAAGAGCGTTAAATGGAAAGATCTTGAACAGGTTTGGGGGGATATGCTAAATTTGTTTTTTGAGGAGACAAGGCAGTTCCGGGACGAACCGGAGCAGAGGGAGATCATAATTCATGAGAACATGGTGGACATAGGGCACGATCGTAAGCCCGAGGGGTTTAACAGGGAAGGGAAAATGAGAATAGTTGTTCCAATGAGTGATAGGAGGGAGTTTTTCATATATCGGGGAGTTTACAGCGATGATGTGCGCATAGTGACAGAGAAGATAAGCAAGTTTCTGGCTGAGAAAGGTGTGAAGCACAGGGTTGAGTGGAACGATATGCTCCTGTTCCAAATGAAGAAGAGGCGTAGATGATGCAAATTGGCGAGATAATGAACAGGAACGTTATAACCCTGCGACCGGATATGACGATCAAAGAGGCATCCGAAATTTTCGCAAAGAATGGGATAAGTGGTGCGCCTGTTGTAGATGAAAATGGAAAATTGCTCGGTATACTCACCATAAAGGATATACTGAAGACTGTGAAGAGTGGGATGGAGAGCGTTGGTCTTTACGTCTTTCCAACCCCCTTCGATTTTATGGAAATAATACCCTTTGAAATTCCTGAGGGGCAGGTCAATGTCCTGAAGGAACTTTCCTCCA
This window harbors:
- a CDS encoding CBS domain-containing protein, which translates into the protein MMQIGEIMNRNVITLRPDMTIKEASEIFAKNGISGAPVVDENGKLLGILTIKDILKTVKSGMESVGLYVFPTPFDFMEIIPFEIPEGQVNVLKELSSIRVGDVMEKRVHYAEPDMDIYDALNILVKKEISRLPVVKDGMVVGIVTRSDLLRAIAGSDEVSK